The Streptomyces sp. NBC_00306 sequence TACCGCTACGGCTCCCGCACCGACAACGACGGCCGCACCCAGCCCGCCACCGTCCAGGCCCTGCGCGACATCCTCGTCCGCTTCTTCCCCACCACGGCGGGCGTCCGCATCGACCACGCCTGGTCGGGCGTCCTCGGCGTCCCCCGCGACTGGTGCGCCACCGTCACCCTGGACCGCTCCACCGGCCTCGGCTGGGCGGGCGGCTACGTCGGCTCGGGCGTCGCCACGACGAACCTCGCGGCGCGCACCCTGCGCGACCTGATCCAACAGGACTCGGGCCAGTCCGGCCCCACGGACCTCACGACGCTCCCCTGGGTCAACCACAAGGTCCGCAAATGGGAACCGGAGCCGCTGCGCTGGCTCGGAGTCCAGGCGATGTACGCGGCCTACCGCGGCGCGGACCGCCGCGAATCGACGGGCCGCACGACGGCGACGGACCGGGTGGCGACACTGGCGGACAAGGTGTCGGGGCGCGGCTAAAGCGGGGACGGGCGCCGGAAAGGCCCGGAACGCACCAGTGCCCCGGACCGATGCGGTCCGGGGCACTGACGTGGTCTGAGCCGCCTGTCGGAATCGAACCGACGACCTGGAGCTTACAAGGCAACCGCTCTGCCAACTGAGCTAAGGCGGCATTGCGCGTGCTCAGGGCCGCGCGAAGGCGTGACCACTCTACACAGCGGCCGAACCCGTCGGCCAAGAAGATTCGACCTTCGTAACCACTCGCCCAACCGTTCGTTGAACGGACTGGTGTGCCGTTCTGAAGATCGGACCGGGGGTGGGGTCATGGCGGATTCACCGGAGAAGCCGATGCGCGTCGCCGGCGCTGATGCCGAGCGCGTGAAGCGCGAGGCGCTCGGCATCAGCGGCCGCCGAAAGCATCACGGCCGTGCGGCAGAACCGCTGAAGGGCCGGGCAAAGCAGCCGGGGACACAACAGCGTGTCTATCGCTACCGGTTCTACCCGACGCCGGAACAAGCCGCTCAGCTGGAGCGGACCTTCGGCGCCTGCCGGTGGGTCTACAACGAAGCACTCGCCCTCCGTACCGTTGCCTGGGAGAAGCACCGGGTGTCCGTCGGTTTCGCCGAGACGTGCCGGGCACTGACCGGGTGGCGAAGGGCTGTGGAGACGTCGTGGCTGCAGGATGTCTCGTCGACGGTGCTGCAGCAGGCGCTGCGGCACCTGGACGGCGCGTTCGCCCGGTTCTTCAAGAACTCAGCCAAGCACCCGAAGCAGAAGACGAAGCGCCGGTCCCGCAACTCGGCAACCTATGTCCGCACCGGCTTTCGCTGGATCGAGGATACGGAGCGCCCCGGGACCGGCGTGATCACGTTGGCCAAACAGACAGTTCCGCTGGACGTGCGCTGGTCCCGCCCGCTGCCCGGCGGGGAAGTTCCGCTGAAGCTGACGGTGACGCGGGACAGAGCCGGACGGTATTTCGTGGCGGTGCTGACAGAGGAGCGGATCGTTCCTCTCCCGCCGGTGTTCCTGCCCGGCGGCCGGGAACCGAAGGCCGTCGGCCTCGATCTCGGCCTGGCGAGCCTGGTGACACTGGACGACGGTACGAAGCTCGATCACCCACGGCTGCTGAAGAAGTACGCAACGGAGTTGGCTCACCACCAGAAGGAGCTTCACCGCAGAAAGAAGGGATCCCGGAACCGCAACAAGGCCAGACTGAAGATCGCCAGGCTCTACGCCCTCATCAGCGATGTGCGCAGGGACATGCTCGACCAGCTCACCACCCGCCTCGTGCGCGAGAACCAAGT is a genomic window containing:
- a CDS encoding RNA-guided endonuclease InsQ/TnpB family protein, coding for MADSPEKPMRVAGADAERVKREALGISGRRKHHGRAAEPLKGRAKQPGTQQRVYRYRFYPTPEQAAQLERTFGACRWVYNEALALRTVAWEKHRVSVGFAETCRALTGWRRAVETSWLQDVSSTVLQQALRHLDGAFARFFKNSAKHPKQKTKRRSRNSATYVRTGFRWIEDTERPGTGVITLAKQTVPLDVRWSRPLPGGEVPLKLTVTRDRAGRYFVAVLTEERIVPLPPVFLPGGREPKAVGLDLGLASLVTLDDGTKLDHPRLLKKYATELAHHQKELHRRKKGSRNRNKARLKIARLYALISDVRRDMLDQLTTRLVRENQVLVVEDLPVANLLRPAVGKGRQRKARLNQAIKDAAWGELLRQLRYKCAWYGRTLVIVDRFFPSTRRCSSCHTKGPRLDVSVREWTCTNCGAVHDRDRNAAVNLRDEGMRLYWLVAAALPPGRVAPPVIKASELPEILLTS